Genomic DNA from Mycolicibacterium helvum:
GCGTGACACCCCGGACAGGCCACGCTGCGCGTGCCATCCGGCCAGCTGAATGTGTGCTGACGGGCGTCCACGCCGTGACGGCGAATCGTCCATGACGTCGTCCTGTAGCAAAGCGAAGGCATGTAATAACTCCAGGCTGGCGGTTGCCGACAGAGCCGCATCGTCGGGAGGGGCTCCCGATAGCCAGCCCAGGTACATGAACGTCGACCGCAAGCACTTACCGCCGTTGACGAATTCCAGGAGGATCTCGCCGGCCGGCTCGACGCCGCATTCGCCTAGCGTGTCAGCGCAGCGGGCAGTGACGAAGTCGGTGACACGGCTGAGCACGGTTCGCCGCAGATCCGTTCGCCACGCGCCGAATTGGTCGACTTCCGGCAGGGCCGGCACGCGTGCGCGCGCCGGCTCGGCCACAGTGATTCGTGGAAATTCACGCACAGTCCCCACCAACACTCCCTCGCGATGACGGCTCGGCTGCGACTTGCAATGGCCCTAACTCACCCTTCGCCAAGAGTCGAGCCGCGAGCGCGGCGCGGCGGCAGTCGAGCCGCGACCCATTCTCATTCACATATTTAATCATTAACTTAATGAAAGATGGAGCGGTTCGCCAGTCCTGCCGGTCGTGAAGCCGTGTTCATGCTGATGGCGCCCTACGGACCACCCGGTTGTGATGCACACCTTCTGATGGCAACCCTCGCCAACAATTCACCGTTTCGGCACGGCGGCAGCGGACGGGTTGGCCGGGGCAGTGCAATTCTGGATCGGTGACTGGTCTTCTGGTCGGGCTGTGGGTAGCTCAGCCGGTGGCGAGCAGGAAGATCCCCAGCGCCCCGGCGCCAACAACGAAGATGTGGCGGCGGTAAGTCTGCAACCAGTGGTAGGTAGCAGTCACGAGCGATTGCGTCTTCGTGGGCTTTACCAGATAGCTGATGAGCAGCATTTCAACAATCGCCAGCATCGCGACGGTGAAGGCTATCGAAGCGCCAAGCTGGGCGCTGATCGAGGCTCCCGAGGCGTGGATGACGGAGATCGCCGCGAGGTACTCGACAGGCGCGGGGCCCTGGGAGAGGCCAGCGACAAACGAAACCCAAGGATTGCCGCTTTGCAGCATTCGGCGAGCGCGGAACGCCAAACCTGACATCGCAGTCGATTTAGCCGGCGACTCCGCCCAATCCGATGGATTGCCAACGCTTTTGGGCACCAACGCCGGTTGGCGTATCAGGCGCACAGCGCCCACTCCGGCGACCACAAGGGCGATGATTCCAATGACGATCTTGGTGTTGCCGTTGGTCAGATCCCCGATTGCGGCGACGATCCTGTTGATGAGTTGGGGCACGACGTCTTTCAGCAAGACGAAGGTGCCGATGGCAAAAGCAAGTCCCGCTGCCATGGCGCCGGCCCAAAACGCGACAAGATTGAGGACGGGCCGTGGCCGCGAAGTAAGTATCACCGTGATGCCGATGCGAAGTGGGTCCGCTGCCACAGAGAGGCCCAACAGCAGCACGATGCCCCACATATGGGTAAACGGTACCCAACGGGCTGCGGCACCGTCAACGGCCAGTTAACCCGCCGAAAGCGGATTCCGTCCGGCGCCGGCTCTGCTTGGGTGATGGTGGCTGGGGGGTTGGCTCGTTTGCCAGCGTGCTCGCGCCGATTGCCGCTCACTGTGCTACCGTGCCCCGGAGAACGCGATGCGCCGGACGTGATAACCATCGTCGACCGGCGCCGATGTTGGGGGTCTGCGGAGGTCTCATGGGGAGGGTGCGTGGCAATTTGGCCAGCGAGATTCTCACAGCTCGCGAGGTTTGCTCCGTCGACTCGAGCCGCAGGGCTCATCCGGCAGATTGCCGTGAATGTTTGACAGCGTTGAGCTAAGTCCGAATCGGCGTTGGCTAACGATCATGGGTCCGGCAATCGCCTTGTTTGGTGTCGGGCGCACCCCCTATACCGCTTAGCTGTTGTGGAGTAAAGCAAACGGCCTCCGATTAGGAAGAGGTACCCCAACATGGCCACAGCAAACTGTCCCTCCATCAGGTTGGCGGGGGCGGAGAGGCTTGGTTCTGTCCATGTCTAGAAGACCGCCGGTCGTTGCAGCTCTTCCGAACTACAACATGGGCGAACATCTGCGCAGACTTCTCCCGCAGGTATTGGCACAGAATTACGATGCCGTGTTTGTACTGGACGATGCTTCGACTGACCACACTGTCGATGTGGTGCGCGGCTTCGGCGACGAAGTGCGATTGGTTCGCAGCCGCGAAAACCAGGGCGCTGGAGCCAACCGAAATCAGATAATTGACCACGTGGCGGACGACGTGATCATCCATTTCGTTGACGCTGATATGGACTTGGAGACTCCCGAGACACCGCTGGTCGCCAGGGCACTCGTCGACCGTTACCGGGAGCGAGGAGTTGGCGCGATTGGCGGGCTGG
This window encodes:
- a CDS encoding GAP family protein, which gives rise to MWGIVLLLGLSVAADPLRIGITVILTSRPRPVLNLVAFWAGAMAAGLAFAIGTFVLLKDVVPQLINRIVAAIGDLTNGNTKIVIGIIALVVAGVGAVRLIRQPALVPKSVGNPSDWAESPAKSTAMSGLAFRARRMLQSGNPWVSFVAGLSQGPAPVEYLAAISVIHASGASISAQLGASIAFTVAMLAIVEMLLISYLVKPTKTQSLVTATYHWLQTYRRHIFVVGAGALGIFLLATG